DNA sequence from the Janibacter sp. CX7 genome:
TCCCCGGGCTCGTCGGTGCGTGTGGAGCTGCTGCTGGTGCACGCCGAGGACGCCCCGCGGGCCGCCCTGCTCACGGTGGGGACCTCCCCTTCGTCCGGGGCGGCTCGGCCGGTGACGGAGCAGGGCGGCGGTCACGGCATCCCCGGCATGCGCACGCGCGTCGAGGCGGTCGGGGGAGTCCTCACGGCCGGGCCCACGCCCGAGGGCGGCTTCGTCGTCACCGCGCAGGTGCCGCTCGACGACCGGCCCGGGCTGGGAGGCTAGGCGCATGGCGATCTCGGTGGTCATCGTCGACGACCAGGCGATGGTGCGGCAGGGCTTCGGTGCGCTCCTCGACGCCCAGCCCGACATCAGCGTCATCGGGGAGGCAGCCGACGGCGCGACCGGCGTGCGCGAGGTGGCCCGGCTCGCCCCCGACGTCGTCCTCATGGACGTGCGGATGCCGGAGGTCAACGGCCTGGAGGCCACGGCGACGATCCTCTCGGCGCCGAGCCCGACCCGCCCGCGGGTGCTCATGCTCACGACCTTCGACATCGACGACTACGTCTACGAGGCCCTGCGCCTCGGCGCCAGCGGGTTCATGCTCAAGGACGCGCCCGCCGACGAGCTCGTCCGCGCCGTGCGCGTCGTCGCCGGTGGCGACCAGCTGCTCGCGCCGAGCATCACCCGCCGGCTCATCGAGGAGTCCACCCGTCGCCGCGGCACCGTCCCGCGCCGGTCGCCGCAGCTCGAGTCGCTCACCGCCCGGGAACGCGAGGTCCTCGAGCTCATCGCCGGTGGGCGCTCCAATGCCGAGATCGCCGGCGAGCTCTACCTCGCCGAGCAGACGGTCAAGACGCACGTGTCGCGGGTGCTCGCCAAGCTCGGCCTGCGCGACCGCGCCCAGGCGGTCGTCTTCGCCTACGAGCACGCCGTCGTCGTGCCCGGCGTCTAGCCGAGCAGCGCACCGCCGGCGTGTGTCACCTTGTGCGCACCCGTGTCACCCCATGCGGTCACACGGGTGACCACACGGTGACACAGGCGGGTGAGACGCGTGGGCGCTGTGGAGAACCCGACGGTGGACGGCGCGCGATCCGCCACGCTGGCGTCATGGACCCCCGGATCGTCTTCGCCCTCGAGCGAACCGGCGCCACCTCGGCGACGTCGCTCGTGGCCGCTGGGGTGAGCCGTCGCGAGATCGAGCGCGCGGTGTCGGCAGGCGTGTTGCTCAGGTTGCGACGCAATGCCCTCGTCGACGGGGAGCGGTGGCGCACCTCCCCGCCGTGGGAGCGTCACGGGATGCGGGCGGTGGCTGTGGCGGCCGGTCTGACCACGGACGCGGGGTGCCCGGTCGTCCTGACCCACCACAGTGCGCTCGCGGTCCACGGCATCTCTCTGCACGGGGTCGACGACCGGGTGCACCTCTCGTGGGCCGACGGGCGAAGGGGGCGTACCTCCGCCTTGGTCAGGGTCCACCGTCTCGTGCCCGAGCGATTCCTCGACGCAGCAGCGGGTCTACCGGTGGTCTCGGTCGCTGCCGCGTGCGTCCAGGTCGCCGCCGCCTGCGGGCCAGAAGCGGCACTCGTGAGCGTTGACGACGCCCTGCACCGGGAGCGGATGACGATGCGCGACCTCGAGGAGGCTGTGGCGGCCGTGGGCGCCGGTCGCACGTCGAGCGCGCCCCGTCAGGTGCTCGCGCTGGCTGACTCGAAGGCCGAGTCCGCCGCCGAGTCGCGGGCCCGGTGGTGCTTCCACCTTGCTGGACTCCCACCAGCCACCCCACAGGTCGAGCTGCGTGACGAGTACGGAGAGCTGTGGGCTCGGCTCGACTTCCTCATCGAAGAGGCAGGCGTCGTCATAGAGGTCGACGGGATGCGCAAGTACCGCGACATCGACGACCTGCGCGCCGAGAAGCTGCGGGAGGACCGACTCCGTGAGCTCGGCTACGAGGTCGTGCGCCTGACGTGGGCCGACCTGAGCGATCCACGGGTCGTGCGTCGGAAGGTCGGGGCAGCCC
Encoded proteins:
- a CDS encoding endonuclease domain-containing protein: MDPRIVFALERTGATSATSLVAAGVSRREIERAVSAGVLLRLRRNALVDGERWRTSPPWERHGMRAVAVAAGLTTDAGCPVVLTHHSALAVHGISLHGVDDRVHLSWADGRRGRTSALVRVHRLVPERFLDAAAGLPVVSVAAACVQVAAACGPEAALVSVDDALHRERMTMRDLEEAVAAVGAGRTSSAPRQVLALADSKAESAAESRARWCFHLAGLPPATPQVELRDEYGELWARLDFLIEEAGVVIEVDGMRKYRDIDDLRAEKLREDRLRELGYEVVRLTWADLSDPRVVRRKVGAALDRARRRRTA
- a CDS encoding response regulator transcription factor, whose protein sequence is MAISVVIVDDQAMVRQGFGALLDAQPDISVIGEAADGATGVREVARLAPDVVLMDVRMPEVNGLEATATILSAPSPTRPRVLMLTTFDIDDYVYEALRLGASGFMLKDAPADELVRAVRVVAGGDQLLAPSITRRLIEESTRRRGTVPRRSPQLESLTAREREVLELIAGGRSNAEIAGELYLAEQTVKTHVSRVLAKLGLRDRAQAVVFAYEHAVVVPGV